TGTAAATGCCAATGTCTTCAGGGTTTGTAATCATGAGAGCCGCGGTACGTTCCGACACGGCATTTTTAAGGGCTTCGTAATCCGGCCGCCCATCTGCACCGGGGTAAATGGTGATTACCTTGAAGCCTTTGAGTTTCGCCACAGCTGCATTTGACGGGTGGGAATAGATGGTTGTGATGATTTCATCTTTGGTTTCCGTCTGTTTGGTATGTTCAACCCAGGCCCTGATAATAGAAATTATCGAATAAAGGGCCTGAGAGCCGCCGCCTGTTTGCAGGGAGAAGGCATCCATGCCGGAAATGGCTCTCAAGGCATGATCCATGTTATAGATAATTTCGAGAGCTCCCTGAACTGTAGATTCATCCTGATAGGGATGAAGTTTGCTTATTTTGGGATTGCGTGCCAATTCTTCATTTATTTTAGGATTATATTTCATGGTGCAGGTTCCTTGCCCAATGTCGATATTAAGATCAGCGCCAAGGTTTTCCTGGGATAGGCGCAGATAGTGCTTCAACACTCTCATCTGCCCCATTTCAGGAAGATTTGCATAGTCTGAACGAACCATGTGGGAGGGAAGTTTTGCCATAGCATCTTTTGTGCTGTTCTGAATGCCTTCCTCTATTTCAGGCAAAAGCACTCCTCGCTCACCTGGCGTAGAGAGTTCATAGATAATAGGCTCATCCCATCGAGCCTGATGGAAGTCTCTCAGTTTGGTTTGCATATTCATTCCCATGAGTGTTCCTTCCTTTCTTTTATGCAAGAATTTCGGCCAGAGCTGTGATGAGCGTATCCATGTCTTCCTGGGTCACAGTCTCTGTTACGCAGTAGAGGGCACACTCACCGTAGCCGGGGAATATTTTTGAAACGTCAAGGCCGCCAAAAATATTCTTGTCCAGAAGAGCTTTGTTGATTTTTTGCACCGTTTTTCCAGTACCGTCAAAATTCACAAGGAACTCTTTGAAATGAGCTGTTGATGCAAGAGGAATTTTGACGCCCGGAAGCTCTTCCATCCTCTTCATGAGGTATTGGCAGCGCACATAAATGCTCTCCCCAAGCTCTTTCATGCCTTTAGGGCCCATAAGGGCTAGGTAGACTCCTGCGGTGATGCCCCAAAGGGCAGCGGCGGTTCCTACAAATTCCTTTGCGTTCTCCCGTTCGGCAAAGGAGGTACGTTCCCAGGCAACGTCTCCAAACCCCCATTCTCCATGAGAGGTGGGGGCAATGCCAAAAAGCCGGGATGGATATTCTTTGATAAAGGTTTCATCATCTCGAACCCCCATGAAACCGCCTCTGGCCCCACCGTAATAGGTGTGCATGCCGAGAGGCTGTATGTCGCCGCACACGATATCAGCGCCGTAACGGGAAGGTGGGGTGAGCAATCCCATGGAGGAAGAATCAACCCCTGTGACCATGAGGGCACCGGCGTTATGAAGAATTTCTGCCATTTTTTCGCCGTTGGGATCTATGGTGCCGATAAAAGATGGGTTTTCGAAGTAAAGAACTGCTGTTTTTGACGAAACAAGACTCTGGAGTTTCTGAAGATCAAGGCAGCCTGTTTTGGGGTCGCATGGAACATAGGCAATAGTGAGATCAGGGTTGCAGTAGTTTTTTATGACCGACATGGTTTCAGGATGAATATTTTCTGCCACAAGAACCTCCTGTCGGCCTGTAATACGAGCGGCCATTCGAATAGATGTAGCGGATGCCTGAGCCCCGTCATATGTGGGGACGTTTACTACATCCATGTCTATAAGCTCGGCCATCATACTTTCATATTCGAAAAGTGCCTGAAATCTACCATGATCTTCGTAGGGCTCCCCGGCGTAGGCGGTGAGAAACTCAGAACGTTGGTTAACTTCGTCACACACGGCTGGAACGTAGTGGTTCCAGCAACCTCCGCCAAGAAAACTGATATTTTCAGATATTGTTGCGTTTTTAGAAAGAATCCGTTCGATATGACGCTTCAGCCCTGCCTCGGAGAGAAGAGGGGCAGGAAGGTCAAGAGGACCTTTAAGTTTAAGCTCTTCAGGAATACATTCAAAAAATTCATCAATGCTTTCTGCTCCTATTTCTTTTAACATTTCTTCTTGAATATGAGGAACAGAGTTAGGAATATAAGGATATACAACCTTATTCTTGGCCATGAGCTTCCTCCTCTTTCTTGAATTCATGGTGTTCAAAGAATACATATTTTGACGATAAACTAATAGTACAAAATACTGATAAGAAACGAATTTGAGATTGCTCTGCGTATTTTACTTGCTGATAGTAGGCCAGTCTGTCAAATCGCCAACACTTTGAAGCCCATCAACAAATACATATTGAGGGGTAACATCTTTTAATTTCTGGGTGGGCATCCCCCAAATGTCATTGTTTAGAACGACAACGTCTGCTTTCTTGCCAACTTCCAAAGTTCCAATGTTTTCATACCCCATAGCTTTGTAAGGATTGACAGTGTAAATTTTTAGGGCTTGTTCCAATGTAAGTTTTTCTTTAGGCGTCCATCCTTCTTCAGGCTTACCGTCGGCGCCAGTGCGATTTACAGCAGCCCACACACCTGTCCACGGGTTGATGGATTCTGCCGGAGTATCGCTCGAACCTGTCAAAAGCAAACCGCCGTCATAAAGAGAACGCCATGGATAAGCCATTTCAAGACGTTTTTCTCCCAGTCGAGAAGGGGCCATATGCATATCACTAGGTAAAAACATGGGTTGAATATCACAGACAACTCTGAGAGATGCCATTCGTTTAATTTGATCCGGCCTGCACAGCTGTGTATGAGCCAAACGAACCGGCAAAGAATGGGAGGTTGTTCCCCGTTTTGACACAACGTATTCTATAGCGTCAAGTGCCTGATCCAGAGCCCTGTCTCCTATAACATGAATCTGCGCCTGAATACCTCTGGACTGACATTCTTCAAGCCAGGCCTTAACTTCGTCAAGGGAATGGTTTAAAAGACCGCAACTTTCCGGATTGTCAGAGTATGGTTCTGTGAAGGCTGCGGTAGCGGCTCCGAGTGATCCATCCAGAAATGTTTTCCATCCCTGATATTTAACCCAGTCATCACCTAAACCACTTGAAATTGGCAGATTGGGCATAAAATCGAAATAGGCAAATACTCTTAGTGAAAGACGATTGGCAGCTCTGAGAGACTGGTATACCTCGAGACTCTCTTCAAGACCATAGGAAAAAGCGCCGCAAGGATGGA
This region of Aminobacterium colombiense DSM 12261 genomic DNA includes:
- the gcvPA gene encoding aminomethyl-transferring glycine dehydrogenase subunit GcvPA, with amino-acid sequence MAKNKVVYPYIPNSVPHIQEEMLKEIGAESIDEFFECIPEELKLKGPLDLPAPLLSEAGLKRHIERILSKNATISENISFLGGGCWNHYVPAVCDEVNQRSEFLTAYAGEPYEDHGRFQALFEYESMMAELIDMDVVNVPTYDGAQASATSIRMAARITGRQEVLVAENIHPETMSVIKNYCNPDLTIAYVPCDPKTGCLDLQKLQSLVSSKTAVLYFENPSFIGTIDPNGEKMAEILHNAGALMVTGVDSSSMGLLTPPSRYGADIVCGDIQPLGMHTYYGGARGGFMGVRDDETFIKEYPSRLFGIAPTSHGEWGFGDVAWERTSFAERENAKEFVGTAAALWGITAGVYLALMGPKGMKELGESIYVRCQYLMKRMEELPGVKIPLASTAHFKEFLVNFDGTGKTVQKINKALLDKNIFGGLDVSKIFPGYGECALYCVTETVTQEDMDTLITALAEILA
- a CDS encoding amidohydrolase, whose protein sequence is MEYLLIEGGKVWTGAGTVEEALLLGGDKVIAVGSKSSVQSHPKAAKAKKIALKGETVIPGMTDSHLHLTAVAKYKVAIDLSDVKSKEEFLQRIKKGAENSTSDSWVYASRLNEAHWDRPALPTREDLDSLNLPNPIVVTRICSHTNVVNTNALEKCGIPLDADIEGAVKGLDGKLNGILHEQAGFNVVEKMKKSLYTQERVTELVAEKCHEIAAYGLTAIHPCGAFSYGLEESLEVYQSLRAANRLSLRVFAYFDFMPNLPISSGLGDDWVKYQGWKTFLDGSLGAATAAFTEPYSDNPESCGLLNHSLDEVKAWLEECQSRGIQAQIHVIGDRALDQALDAIEYVVSKRGTTSHSLPVRLAHTQLCRPDQIKRMASLRVVCDIQPMFLPSDMHMAPSRLGEKRLEMAYPWRSLYDGGLLLTGSSDTPAESINPWTGVWAAVNRTGADGKPEEGWTPKEKLTLEQALKIYTVNPYKAMGYENIGTLEVGKKADVVVLNNDIWGMPTQKLKDVTPQYVFVDGLQSVGDLTDWPTISK